atacaggtttatattataccatacaggtttatattacactatattatactatattatacaggtttatattatactatattataccatacaggtttatattacactatattataccatacaggtttatattatactatattataccatacaggtttgtattataccatacaggtttatattacactatattatactatattataccatacaggtttatattacactatattatactatattataccatacaggtttatattacactatattatactatattataccatacaggtttatattacactatattatactatattatactatacaggtttatattatactatattataccatacaggtttatattacactatattatactatattatactatacaggtttatattatactatattataccatacaggtttatattatactatattataccatacaggtttatattatactatattataccatacaggtttatattacactatattatactatattatactatacaggtttatattatactatattataccatacaggtttatattacactatattatactatattatactatacaggtttatattatactatattataccatacaggtttatattatactatattataccatacaggtttatattacactatattatactatattatactatacaggtttatattatactatattataccatacaggtttatattatactatattatactatacaggtttatattatactatattataccatacaggtttatattatactatattataccatacaggtttatattatactatattataccatacaggtttatattacactatattatactatacaggtttatattatactatattataccatacaagtttatattatactatattataccatacaggtttatattacactatattataccatacaggtttatattatactatattatactatacaggtttatattatactatattataccatacaggtttatattacactatattataccatacaggtttatattataccatacaggtttatatttaAGAGACAATAATCTATAAGAGGTGTCAGGGTCCTGGGTTGGTTCTGAATTAGGAGGGGTCCTGGGTCGGTTCTGAGTTAGGAGGGGTCCTGGGTTGGTTCTGAATTAGGAGGGGTCCTGGGTCGGTTCTGAGTTAGGAGGGGTCCTGGGTCCTGGGTCGGTTCTGAGTTAGGAGGGGTCCTGGGTTGGTTCTGAGTTAGGAGGGGTCCTGGGTTGGTTCTGAGTTAGGAGGGGTCCTGGGCTGGTTCTGAGTTAGGAGGGGTCCTGGGTTGGTTCTGAGTTAGGAGGGGTCCTGGTCTGGTTTTTAGTTAGGAGGGGTCCTGGGTTGGTTCTGAGTTAGGAGGGGTCCTGGGTTGGTTCTGAGTTAGGAGGGGTCCTGGGTTGGTTCTGAGTTAGGAGGGGTCCTTGGTCCTGGGTTGGTTCTGAGTTAGGAGGGGTCCTGGGCTGGTTCTGAGTTAGGAGGGGTCCTGGGCTGGTTTTGAGTTAGGAGGGGTCCTGGGTTGGTTCTGAGTTAGGAGGGGTCCTGGGTTGGTTCTGAGTTAGGAGGGGTCCTGGGCTGGTTCTGAGTTAGGAGGGGTCCTGGGCTGGTTCTGAGTTAGGAGGGGTCCTGGGCTGGTTCTGAGTTAGGAGGGGTCCTGGGTTGGTTCTGAGTTAGGAGGGGTCCTGGTCTGGTTTTTAGTTAGGAGGGGTCCTGGGTTGGTTCTGAGTTAGGAGGGGTCCTGGGTTGGTTCTGAGTTAGGAGGGGTCCTGGGTTGGTTCTGAGTTAGGAGGGGTCCTTGGTCCTGGGTTGGTTCTGAGTTAGGAGGGGTCCTGGGCTGGTTCTGAGTTAGGAGGGGTCCTGGGTTGGTTCTGAGTTAGGAGGGGTCCTGGGCTGGTTCTGAGTTAGGAGGGGTCCTGGGCTGGTTCTGAGTTAGGAGGGGTCCTGGGTTGGTTCTGAGTTAGGAGGGGTCCTGGGTTGGCTCTGAGTTAGGAGGGGTCCTGGGTTGGTTCTGAGTTAGGAGGGGTCCTGGGCTGGTTCCTAGTTAGGAGGGGTCCTGGGTTGGTTCTGAGTTAGGAGGGGTCCTGGGCTGGTTTTTAGTTAGGAGGGGTCCTGGGTTGGTTCTGAGTTAGGAGGGGTTCTGGGTTGGTTCTGAGTTAGGAGGGGTCCTGGGTTGGTTCTGAGTTAGGAGGGGTCCTGGCTTGGTTCTGAGTTAGGAGGGGTCCTGGCTTGGTTCTGAGTTAGGAGGGGTCCTGGGCTGGTTCTGAGTTAGGAGGGGTCCTGGGCTGGTTCTGAGTTAGGAGGGGTCCTGGGTTGGTTCTGAGTTAGGAGGGGTCCTGTGTCCTGGGTTGGTTCTGAGTTAGGAGGGGTCCTGTGTCCTGGGTTGATTCTGAGTTAGGAGGGGTCCTGGGTTGGTTCTGAGTTAGGAGGGATCCTGGGTTGGTTCTGAGTTAGGAGGCTTTCACACTCATATATGGGGTGGGCTTAGTGTGGGGGTTTGGGGGGGCCTAGTGTGGGGGTTTGGGGTGGGCTCTAACCAACGACTCCTCTAAGAGCTCTCTCTAACCAACGACTCCTCTAAGAGCTCTCTCTCTAACCAACGACTCCTCTAAGAGCTCTCTCTAACCAACGACTCCTCTAAGAGCTCTCTCTAACCAACAACTCCTctaagagctctctctctctaaccaacgACTCCTCTAAGAGCTCTCTCTCTAACCAACGACTCCTCtaagagctctctctctcaccaacgaCTCCTCtaagagctctctctctcaccaacgaCTCCTCTAAGAGCTCTCTCTAACCAACGACTCCTCtaagagctctctctctcaccaacgaCTCCTCTAAGAGGTCTCTGTCCTCTGAATGTTCCCGAGGGTGATTTAGGGCTGTTGTCAAGGCTTCCATTGTTAACATTCTAGAGCCCTTTCTTTCTGTCCAGACGAGCGGCAGAATGGATCGTGGTTAACCACAGGATCAGGGACTTAACACAGGAAGAGTTACGATGTCACCGTGTCTCTCCCAACTTCCCCAATGTACCACAACATAGAGACACATCCCCAAAGCAACATTAAGCAGATATACATGACACATTACAGCAGATTACACTatttaaaacaacacattttattCTCAAGTTAAAGTCAAATAGGTAGAATAGTGAAAGATCCCCAATCATTGTAGATTTAAGGTTAGCAATATTAAGCAGATGTGACAATACAGGTGACAGTATATAAACAATATGTTTTACTCTCAACAACAGATGACAGTACATGGAAATTAGCTTGAAAACTGCTCATTTCTTTCTGTGATgccttttaaaatgttccttcccGGGGACTTGGTTTGTCCCACAATGCACTGCCAAAGTCACAGTAAAATTCCTTGTATGCTATTTCATATCTCACTCTAGTTGTGTTCTGATGAGGGTGTCCCTGATGAATTTACTCACACAGAAGGGGTCCCAGGCCCCAAACAGTCTGAGAACCAACTGTTCTAACTAATGATCAGGGACTTCTGTTGCTCAGAAGATACGGTCCACCAACTTCTCTGTTAAATCTGAAGTCCAGCAGTTCAGTCATGTCTTATTCACCAAGAAGTCTCCTCTTACAGGTGGAAgctagtctctctgtgtgtcttacgtcatcgctgtctctctgtgtcttacGTCAGGGCTCATCATGtcatcgctgtctctctgtctctgtgtcttacgTCAGGGCTCATCATGtcatcgctgtctctctgtctctgtgtcttacgTCAGGGCTCATCATGTcatcgctgtctctctgtgtcttacGTCAGGGCACATCATGTcattgctgtctctgtgtcttacgTCAGGGCTCATCATGTCATCGCTGTCTCTATGTCTTACGTCAGGGCTCATCATGTcatcgctgtctctctgtgtcttacGTCAGGGCTCATCATGTcatcgctgtctctctgtgtcttacGTCAGGGCTCATCATGTcatcgctgtctctctgtgtcttacGTCAGGGGTCATCATGTcatcgctgtctctctgtgtcttacGTCAGGGCTCATCATGTcatcgctgtctctctgtgtcttacgtcatcgctgtctctctgtgtcttacGTCAGGGCTCATCATGTTATcgttgtctctctgtgtcttacGTCAGGGCTCATCATGTcatcgctgtctctctgtgtcttacGTCAGGGCTCATCATGTcatcgctgtctctctgtgtcttacGTCAGGGCTCATCATGtcatcgctgtctctctctctgtactctactgtgtgtTTCAAGGCCTGCATGCTTTTACAGCTGTTGCTCATTACAGAAGAACATTGCTCCCTGCATGTGAACAGCGATCTGATGTCTCCTCAGCCGGACCATGGTGATGAATCCTTTCTGACAGTCAGGACAGTGGTAAggtctctcccctgtgtgtatcaTCATGTGCTGCGTCAGGTTGCAGCTCACACTAAACCCTTTACCACAGACAGTACACCGGTAGGGTTTCTCCCCCGTGTGGCTCCTCATGTGTGTCTGGAGATGACCCAGGACAGAGAAACACCGTCCACACTCAGTACAGCGGTGGGGTTTATACCCTGTGTGGATCCTCATGTGATTGGTTAGATTGGTTGCTCCTGCGAACCCTCTGCCGCAGACAGAACAGcggtagggtttctcccctgtgtggatcCTCATGTGTAACCTCAGAGCATTATTCTTAGTGAAACACTTACTGCAGAACTGACAAGTAAACTGAGCATCGATGTGAGCTTGAACGTGATCTTTTAGAGCCTCTAACTCAACCTGTTTTCCACACACCCCACAGACACGTTCTCTCATCTTGGTGTGCATTCTCACATGTTTAAAGAAATAGCTTTTCATGAGAAACATTTTCCCACACACCTTACAGCGACTCTTAGAGGGAGAACTAGGATGGATCGACTTCCCTGCAGAGACGGGCTGAGAAGCACTGGGTGTCTCTAATAGTTGGCGGTCCTCTGTAGTTCCTCTTTTCAACTGTTCATATGAGGTGCTGGTACTCTGGGTCTGGTAGAGATGTGAGGGCTGAGGTGGGTCCTGATTACAGTCACTTTGCACACAAGCGGAAGTGAATATGAACTCTGTGGTGTCAGACTCCTGACCTTCCCCCAGACTGGTCCAGAGTTCCTGCTGTTCCTCTTTAATGTGAACGGGCTGTGGATCCTCCTGCCCCAGACTGTGGATCCTCCTGCTCCAGACTGTGGATCCTCCTGGCCCAGACTGTGGATCCTCCTGCCCCAGACTGTGGATCCACTCCTCCTGCTCAGAGGGAACCTGTTCTCCACAGGCTGGGAGCTGCTGCAGCTGGGTGTCTGGAAGGAAGGAAGCAGAGACAGAGATCAGAACAGGTATTCCCAAACGGAGATACGCCAAATGAAAATGTGATTcccattttcaaacagtccacttatattttccaacggggctctACATTTGGGTGAGGAGCCTTGTTCCACTGACAAAAatagcgaaataacaacacaatgtcaaatacaggtggCCTAGCCAAGTAATTAACATACAATCACATTAACCGGGTAGCCTAGCCaagtaattaacatccaatcacattaaccgttactctctcgtggtaattccactaacggtctgtATGGAGCCagacgtagctgctgctcatgttggtatctgtactgatggtgtaAAAGCCataacagggagacatagtggagtggtaacacgcCTGCaacagttgctcccgacgccacttgggtacactacagcatcccccgagaggctcttgggtagactgcagcatccaccgggaggctcttgggtacactgcagcatccaccaagaggctcttgggtacactgcaacATCTACCgggaggctcttgggtacactgcagcatccaccaagaggctcttgggtacactgcaacATCCACCgggaggctcttgggtacactgcagcatccaccaagaggctcttgggtacactgcaacatctaccgagaggctcttgggtacactgcagcatccaccgagaggctcttgggtaaaCTGCAGTATCAacctagaggctcttgggtagactGCAGTATCAacctagaggctcttgggtacactgcagcatccaccgggaggctcttgggtacactgcagcatccaccaagaggctcttgggtaAACTGCAGTATCAacctagaggctcttgggtagactGCAGTATCAacctagaggctcttgggtacactgcagcatccaccgggaggctcttgggtacactgcagcatccaccaagaggctcttgggtaAACTGCAGTATCAacctagaggctcttgggtagactGCAGTATCAacctagaggctcttgggtacactgcagcatccaccgggaggctcttgggtacactgcagcatccaccaagaggctcttgggtaaactgcagcatccaccgagaggctcttggatAGACTGCAGTATCAacctagaggctcttgggtacactgcagcatccaccgggaGGCTCTTGGGTAGACTGCAGTATCAACCTAAAGGCTCTTGGgtagactgcagcatccacctagaggctcttgggtagactGCAGTATCAACCTAAAGGCTCTTGGGTAGACTGCAGTATCAacctagaggctcttgggtagactgcagcatcaacctagaggctcttgggtagactataacatccaccgagaggctcttgggtacactacagcatcccccgagaggctcttgggtagactGCAACATCCACCGGGAGGCTCTTGGGTAGACTGCAGCATCAacctagaggctcttgggtagactgcagcatcccctgagaggctcttgggtagactgcagcatcccctgagaggctcttgggtagactgcagcatcccctgagaggctcttgggtagactgcagcatccaccgagaggctcttgggtacactgcagcatccactaagaggctcttgctgccaagggaatgcctgacagcttgaaagacgttttggacactacagtgaaaatggttaactttgttaaagcaagaccCCTGAACTCTCGTATATTTTCTGCACtttgcaatgatatgggcagcgaccatgtgaccgttttacaacatacagaagagcGCTGATTATCAAGGGGGAAAGTATTGgcacgttttttttttattgagagacgagcttaaagttttctttactgaccatagttttcacttgtctgactgcttgcatgatgacgagtttctcacacgactggcctatctgggggaTGTTTTTTTCTGACCTGAatgagctcttctctgtctgcattaaaaacacacaggtctttccatcactGCAGGATTTTGTGTGTAAATTAACTCGAGCtaacggacaatgtcaaatgtgatatagcgaagcatcGGAGTTACGctggtactttcccgaaacagatgacacaaactGGATTCGTtaaactggattcgttatccctttcatttACATTATTATCTAAATGTTACCCCAGGGTAGGCCTACACGAAACACCACCCTTAATTTAAATGTTTCTAAAATCCACTATGGGAAACAttgtggaaaaacaattggaaccatttcctttttttgactgctaggttttatgggtatt
The sequence above is a segment of the Oncorhynchus mykiss isolate Arlee unplaced genomic scaffold, USDA_OmykA_1.1 un_scaffold_226, whole genome shotgun sequence genome. Coding sequences within it:
- the LOC110513695 gene encoding zinc finger protein 239 isoform X2, encoding MSFNLPDTQLQQLPACGEQVPSEQEEWIHSLGQEDPQSGPGGSTVWSRRIHSLGQEDPQPVHIKEEQQELWTSLGEGQESDTTEFIFTSACVQSDCNQDPPQPSHLYQTQSTSTSYEQLKRGTTEDRQLLETPSASQPVSAGKSIHPSSPSKSRCKVCGKMFLMKSYFFKHVRMHTKMRERVCGVCGKQVELEALKDHVQAHIDAQFTCQFCSKCFTKNNALRLHMRIHTGEKPYRCSVCGRGFAGATNLTNHMRIHTGYKPHRCTECGRCFSVLGHLQTHMRSHTGEKPYRCTVCGKGFSVSCNLTQHMMIHTGERPYHCPDCQKGFITMVRLRRHQIAVHMQGAMFFCNEQQL
- the LOC110513695 gene encoding zinc finger protein 347 isoform X1 translates to MSRIELLRSFFNQRLAAAAEEIFRVVEKTIAEYQDEMSRSEERNSRLQKLLDITIKPEIKLYRADTQLQQLPACGEQVPSEQEEWIHSLGQEDPQSGPGGSTVWSRRIHSLGQEDPQPVHIKEEQQELWTSLGEGQESDTTEFIFTSACVQSDCNQDPPQPSHLYQTQSTSTSYEQLKRGTTEDRQLLETPSASQPVSAGKSIHPSSPSKSRCKVCGKMFLMKSYFFKHVRMHTKMRERVCGVCGKQVELEALKDHVQAHIDAQFTCQFCSKCFTKNNALRLHMRIHTGEKPYRCSVCGRGFAGATNLTNHMRIHTGYKPHRCTECGRCFSVLGHLQTHMRSHTGEKPYRCTVCGKGFSVSCNLTQHMMIHTGERPYHCPDCQKGFITMVRLRRHQIAVHMQGAMFFCNEQQL